A genome region from Brooklawnia propionicigenes includes the following:
- a CDS encoding helix-turn-helix transcriptional regulator, with the protein MVGKQELGPSLPAPSGRHISPVRMKVLALLNERGREGIVVAQAAERLGGHPNRARAHLDGLVADGLASSGADQPIGRGRPALRYWISASGRTLLEDEADADNQSLTRAFTEYLATQGDQATVRAVGQLWARSVPIANDAKAGENTAARLTALMSTANFNPAVDLDGRTIRLRTCPFVDQAHANQKGICGVHQWLVDGALEAWEFTGQAQLHPFSDPGACSLEVTEQAPNGTGHSAAD; encoded by the coding sequence ATGGTTGGCAAGCAGGAACTTGGTCCCTCACTGCCGGCCCCGAGTGGCCGGCACATCAGTCCCGTGCGCATGAAGGTGCTGGCACTGCTCAACGAAAGGGGCCGCGAGGGCATCGTTGTCGCGCAGGCCGCGGAGCGGCTCGGCGGCCACCCCAACCGAGCGCGAGCCCACCTCGACGGTCTGGTCGCCGACGGTTTGGCGTCCAGCGGGGCCGATCAGCCGATCGGACGCGGTCGTCCGGCCCTGCGCTACTGGATCAGCGCCTCCGGGCGCACCCTTCTGGAGGACGAGGCCGACGCCGACAATCAGAGCCTGACCAGGGCATTCACCGAGTACCTGGCGACCCAGGGAGACCAGGCGACCGTCCGCGCGGTCGGACAGCTGTGGGCGCGCTCGGTGCCGATAGCCAATGATGCGAAGGCGGGCGAGAACACCGCGGCGCGGCTGACCGCACTGATGTCGACAGCCAATTTCAATCCCGCCGTCGACCTCGACGGCCGGACGATCAGGCTGCGCACCTGCCCATTCGTCGACCAGGCACACGCGAACCAGAAGGGCATCTGCGGCGTCCATCAGTGGCTGGTCGATGGGGCTCTGGAGGCGTGGGAGTTCACCGGACAAGCACAATTGCATCCATTCAGCGACCCCGGTGCCTGCAGTCTGGAGGTCACCGAGCAGGCCCCGAACGGGACCGGCCATTCTGCTGCCGACTAG
- a CDS encoding DUF2249 domain-containing protein, which yields MTQQISLTETTSQHQCSCGCSSASDYELDARTIPHAIRHGAVLGALASLDVGSAIQLIAPHDPKHLLSQISDLFGEAVETSYVDRGGDGVGVRLLKVRASE from the coding sequence ATGACCCAGCAGATCTCGCTGACCGAGACCACCAGCCAGCATCAGTGCAGTTGCGGCTGCTCATCTGCCTCTGACTACGAGCTTGACGCCCGGACGATCCCGCACGCCATCCGTCATGGCGCGGTTTTGGGGGCGCTGGCGAGCCTTGATGTGGGCTCTGCGATCCAGCTGATCGCCCCGCATGACCCCAAGCACCTGCTCTCCCAGATTTCTGACCTGTTTGGTGAGGCTGTGGAGACCAGCTACGTCGATCGTGGTGGCGATGGCGTCGGGGTGCGCCTGTTGAAGGTTCGCGCCTCCGAATAG
- a CDS encoding DUF488 domain-containing protein has protein sequence MTVYLLKRIYEDVEDDDGYRVLVDRLWPRGVSKERAELDEWCTDVAPSTELRTWFGHRPERFDEFAARYRVELETSGAAAKFAKRMSGKTTVTLLIAAKDPVNNHGLVLQEMLKHL, from the coding sequence ATGACCGTTTACCTGCTGAAGCGCATCTATGAAGACGTCGAGGACGACGACGGCTACCGGGTGCTGGTCGACCGGTTGTGGCCGCGCGGCGTCTCGAAGGAGCGCGCGGAGCTGGACGAATGGTGCACCGATGTCGCCCCGAGCACCGAACTGCGCACCTGGTTCGGGCATCGTCCGGAGCGGTTCGACGAGTTCGCCGCCCGCTACCGGGTCGAGCTGGAGACCTCGGGGGCGGCGGCCAAGTTCGCCAAGCGGATGTCCGGCAAAACCACGGTGACGCTGCTCATCGCAGCGAAAGACCCGGTGAACAACCACGGGCTGGTGCTCCAGGAGATGCTGAAGCACCTGTAG
- a CDS encoding pyridoxal phosphate-dependent aminotransferase, which produces MSVRKSRRGEVEPFYAMELMKFANIKSAEGADVISLCLGQPSDGAPAPVLEAAARALASGSALGYTDASGLLELREQIASHYLAYYGVEVDPERVQVTTGSSAGFTAVILAAFDAGDEVVMTRPGYPAYRNVLAAHGCHVIEIDCGPESGFQPTIEMLEALPVAPAGLVVASPSNPTGTIIAPEQLAAIAAWCEDHGTLLISDEIYHGISFGAPTASVLQSSQNHVAVGSFSKYYCMTGWRIGWLIVPDELARRVELLLGNLNLSTPTLSQIAAIEAFSAEAKPELDAHVAKYRRNRDLVLSRLPDLGVTGFVVPDGAFYVYPDVSHLTDDSLAWCLKVLDETAVTLTPGIDFAPVIAGRTSTTDGSRFIRISTAGASEEIEEAFDRLVAWV; this is translated from the coding sequence ATGAGTGTGCGCAAGTCAAGACGTGGTGAGGTCGAGCCGTTCTACGCGATGGAGTTGATGAAGTTCGCCAATATCAAGAGTGCCGAGGGCGCGGATGTCATTTCGCTGTGCCTGGGACAACCTTCGGACGGCGCGCCCGCCCCGGTGCTTGAGGCCGCTGCCCGGGCGCTGGCGTCCGGATCTGCCCTCGGATACACCGACGCGAGCGGACTGCTCGAGTTGCGCGAACAGATCGCCTCGCACTACCTCGCCTACTACGGTGTCGAGGTCGATCCGGAACGCGTGCAGGTGACGACCGGATCGTCCGCTGGGTTCACCGCGGTCATTCTGGCGGCCTTCGATGCGGGCGATGAGGTCGTAATGACCCGGCCCGGCTACCCGGCCTACCGCAACGTGCTCGCGGCGCATGGCTGCCATGTCATCGAGATCGACTGCGGTCCCGAGAGCGGATTCCAGCCGACCATCGAGATGCTGGAGGCGCTGCCCGTGGCGCCCGCCGGGCTGGTGGTGGCGTCGCCCTCGAACCCCACCGGGACGATCATCGCCCCCGAGCAGCTGGCAGCCATCGCCGCCTGGTGCGAGGACCACGGCACGCTGCTGATCTCGGACGAGATCTACCACGGCATATCTTTCGGTGCGCCGACCGCCTCGGTGCTGCAGAGTTCGCAGAACCATGTCGCGGTCGGCTCATTCAGCAAGTATTACTGCATGACCGGATGGCGGATCGGCTGGCTGATAGTGCCGGACGAGCTGGCCCGCCGGGTCGAACTGCTGCTCGGCAACCTCAATCTGTCGACTCCGACGCTGTCGCAGATCGCCGCGATCGAGGCATTCAGTGCGGAGGCCAAGCCTGAGTTGGACGCTCATGTCGCCAAGTACCGCCGCAATCGTGATCTGGTGCTGAGCCGGCTGCCCGACCTTGGAGTGACCGGCTTCGTGGTGCCCGACGGGGCGTTTTACGTCTACCCGGACGTCTCCCATCTGACCGACGACTCGCTCGCCTGGTGCCTCAAGGTGCTGGACGAGACCGCGGTCACCCTGACGCCGGGCATCGACTTCGCACCCGTGATTGCGGGCCGGACATCGACGACCGACGGCAGCAGATTCATCCGGATCAGTACTGCCGGGGCCTCTGAGGAGATCGAGGAAGCCTTCGATCGGCTGGTCGCCTGGGTCTGA
- the nrfH gene encoding cytochrome c nitrite reductase small subunit, whose product MTLLKRFWHGFTRVFAGWTGIGLAALIGVILGIGLFTMYYAGFTKYFGNDPATCASCHAMNEQYEGWMKGSHAHVATCNDCHAPHDNLIAKYANKAENGFMHSLKFTLQNYPENIEIRDHNRRVTEAACVYCHGAFVDQITNSSNHTGETVSCIRCHDGVGHMR is encoded by the coding sequence GTGACGCTGCTGAAACGCTTCTGGCACGGTTTCACGCGGGTGTTCGCCGGTTGGACGGGCATTGGCCTGGCCGCCCTGATCGGCGTGATCCTCGGGATCGGGTTGTTCACCATGTACTACGCCGGATTCACCAAGTACTTCGGGAACGACCCGGCGACCTGTGCCAGCTGCCATGCGATGAATGAGCAGTACGAGGGTTGGATGAAAGGCAGCCACGCCCACGTAGCGACCTGCAACGACTGCCACGCTCCCCATGACAACCTGATCGCCAAGTATGCCAACAAGGCAGAGAACGGGTTCATGCACTCGCTGAAATTCACGTTGCAGAACTACCCGGAGAATATCGAGATCCGCGACCACAATCGCCGCGTCACGGAGGCCGCCTGCGTGTATTGTCACGGCGCCTTCGTCGATCAGATCACCAACAGTTCGAATCACACGGGTGAAACCGTGTCATGCATCCGTTGCCACGACGGCGTGGGACACATGAGGTGA